The following coding sequences are from one Culex quinquefasciatus strain JHB chromosome 1, VPISU_Cqui_1.0_pri_paternal, whole genome shotgun sequence window:
- the LOC6051326 gene encoding uncharacterized protein LOC6051326 gives MASVRGIVAVFGLVALSAQVHAVNLVAYISQHGLHGEISFAQYSERQVQITSDLETTLQYPDQAWSWGVYQLPVDYTIVDPGQRCDLRGLGEQLWSFDDDLGFLTLPGNESTSWVNDIPLTGEKGLWGKSLVLYDPNSNFRICATITTRDGSQDHIAEARFNSPVTGSVYFRWLASKESHHSDTLIYSNLFHIREQSRKLNNPDFTEHVWKIYVTDIFENDAANAEENCNKLQLVFDPQVRGAGKAIGDIDVRLGNLKITTNSQRNKYPQLFNDKDLVLLPSDLYGPSRKLYLVIFDPVHPDTFLACAKIRHLKAKSARAIVNGGGIRGEMRFMQRSRFEPTWINASFASITNQLQDNVNYAKDVASFKINQLPLQAYAAGSQGFCRTSGDTLNPTNVDQSSIPPPGYGTQDQYPVGDLTGKLTNRNKRETHKMFLPGTSAELSGFYWDTFLPLQGMHSIIFRGFNVQRFNRTDPTNITHVPWACGPVTLYEISRPYQIPIFTAQVLFRYPIVGRIIFRQVKDEFWSDTAVIFEYLIHADGSSVNNTAEHRWGITDDPPGKDFYDWQNRCVSTGGIYNPHKVSLGASNWEERCTMSSSELCRLGDLSNRVGMLGIAGSKEDAGRISRKMFVDQNLPLGGYASVVGRSVVIFDDHGPKARGERLACSRIGGYHRRKVVARDWYSNGDPLTIKGKLEMLQQSEYDLTNVEVEFKGLIANSGYHVHIAPVEGDLEFPCEDSTVYGHWNPRGVNPKLSPPPAMGSTDQYELGDLSGKFGTLDGVSMYDNFYNDSRMPLYGYESIIGRSIVVHKKEQGRRWACSTLERGYSPSEAREIRAIASFHHPAGYAYGYIRMTQLIGNDGSQSDTTIEVKLRYPGKHDRNKTLNHNWHIWVNPVGVDATVLQVETRCVAAGYVWNPYYTQLADPLNQDLYRKECGPDNPLRCYVGDVSARLGPINIGYRRQVFTDSNFPLEGAVSALGRSIVIFGPEFSGFRFACANIQPDHDIVKYINLKKPPRFVVAQFLEDVRSVMGLPEWMLAIDSRSTKTLHNDACIQMIVHFKGPNAFQIEQDFSKLLATGRLDSPTIAIPGYVNQKRKKMLSYRTCGVRDPNESNSNRRFFNRGAAAETKYSSRLLVVLTATVVLHMYYVAFRC, from the exons ATGGCATCTGTTCGGGGAATAGTGGCTGTTTTTGGCCTCGTAGCGCTATCGGCCCAAG TTCACGCGGTCAACCTGGTGGCGTACATCTCGCAGCACGGTCTTCACGGGGAAATCTCGTTCGCGCAGTACTCCGAGCGGCAGGTTCAGATAACATCAGATCTTGAAACGACCCTTCAATACCCGGACCAAGCGTGGAGTTGGGGCGTGTACCAGCTGCCCGTGGATTACACGATCGTAGACCCAGGTCAGCGATGTGACCTGCGTGGGTTGGGTGAACAGTTGTGGTCGTTCGACGATGATCTGGGGTTTTTGACGTTACCTGGGAATGAGTCCACCAGTTGGGTCAACGACATTCCGTTGACCGGGGAGAAGGGACTGTGGGGCAAATCGTTGGTGCTGTATGATCCCAATAGTAACTTTAGGATTTGTGCCACGATCACCACCAGGGATGGATCGCAGGATCACATTGCGGAAGCGAGGTTCAACAGTCCCGTTACGGGGTCGGTGTACTTTCGGTGGTTGGCGTCAAAGGAGTCGCACCATTCGGACACCTTGATCTACTCGAATCTGTTCCACATTAGAGAGCAATCCAG AAAGCTCAACAACCCTGACTTCACGGAGCACGTCTGGAAAATCTACGTGACAGACATCTTCGAGAATGACGCAGCAAACGCTGAAGAGAATTGCAACAAACTGCAGCTCGTCTTCGATCCTCAAGTTCGCGGGGCTGGAAAGGCCATCGGTGACATCGATGTCCGGCTGGGAAACCTCAAGATCACCACCAACTCCCAGCGCAACAAGTATCCACAGCTGTTCAACGATAAGGACCTGGTGCTCCTACCTAGCGATCTGTACGGTCCATCGCGCAAGCTTTACCTGGTGATCTTCGACCCCGTCCATCCGGATACCTTCTTGGCGTGTGCCAAAATCCGGCACTTGAAGGCGAAGTCCGCGCGGGCGATCGTAAACGGAGGTGGAATCCGCGGTGAGATGCGATTTATGCAGCGATCGCGATTCGAGCCAACATGGATAAACGCGTCGTTTGCGTCGATCACCAACCAACTTCAGGACAACGTGAACTACGCCAAAGATGTTGCGAGTTTCAAGATCAACCAGCTTCCACTGCAGGCCTACGCTGCTGGAAGTCAAGGCTTCTGTCGAACTTCGGGAGACACATTAAATCCCACGAACGTCGATCAGAGCAGTATTCCACCACCTGGTTACGGAACGCAAGATCAATACCCGGTGGGCGATCTTACGGGCAAGCTAACCAACCGTAACAAGCGTGAAACCCACAAAATGTTCCTCCCAGGAACCAGCGCTGAACTGAGTGGCTTCTACTGGGATACCTTCCTCCCGCTTCAAGGCATGCACAGCATCATCTTCAGAGGGTTCAATGTGCAACGATTCAACCGCACCGATCCGACCAACATCACCCACGTACCGTGGGCTTGCGGACCGGTAACCCTGTACGAAATCAGCCGCCCCTATCAGATTCCGATCTTCACGGCTCAGGTTCTGTTCCGGTACCCGATCGTGGGCCGCATTATCTTCCGCCAGGTCAAGGACGAGTTCTGGAGCGATACGGCGGTAATCTTCGAGTATCTGATCCACGCCGACGGGTCGTCGGTGAACAATACGGCGGAGCACCGTTGGGGCATTACGGATGATCCTCCCGGGAAGGACTTTTACGACTGGCAGAATCGTTGCGTTAGCACCGGGGGAATCTACAACCCGCACAAGGTCTCGCTGGGTGCTTCCAACTGGGAGGAACGATGTACGATGAGTTCGAGCGAACTTTGTCGGCTGGGGGATCTGTCGAATCGCGTTGGAATGCTGGGGATTGCTGGTAGCAAGGAAGATGCTGGGAGAATCAGCCGGAAGATGTTTGTGGACCAAAATTTGCCCTTGGGTGGGTACGCGAGCGTCGTGGGGCGGTCGGTGGTAATCTTCGACGACCATGGTCCGAAGGCGAGAGGAGAACGGCTGGCTTGTTCGAG GATTGGTGGGTATCACCGCCGGAAGGTTGTCGCTCGAGACTGGTACTCAAACGGAGATCCTCTAACAATAAAAGGGAAACTTGAGATGTTGCAGCAATCCGAGTATGATTTGACCAACGTAGAGGTGGAATTTAAAGGACTGATCGCCAACAGTGGGTACCACGTTCATATAGCCCCGGTTGAGGGAGATTTGGAGTTCCCTTGTGAGGATTCCACAGTCTACGGACACTGGAATCCACGCGGTGTCAACCCTAAGCTGTCGCCACCTCCTGCCATGGGCAGTACGGATCAGTACGAGCTGGGTGACCTGAGTGGAAAGTTCGGAACGTTGGACGGTGTGTCGATGTATGATAACTTCTACAACGACTCCCGGATGCCCCTTTATGGTTACGAGAGCATAATCGGACGAAGCATTGTGGTTCACAAGAAAGAGCAAGGTCGTCGATGGGCCTGCAGTACTTTGGAACGTGGATACAGTCCCAGTGAGGCTCGGGAGATTCGAGCGATCGCGTCGTTCCATCATCCGGCAGGGTACGCGTACGGATACATCCGGATGACGCAACTGATCGGGAATGATGGAAGTCAGAGTGATACGACCATTGAGGTCAAGTTGAGGTACCCGGGAAAGCATGATCGTAACAAGACGCTGAATCACAATTGGCATATCTGGGTGAATCCGGTTGGAGTGGACGCCACTGTTTTACAGGTAGAAACTCGATGCGTTGCTGCCGGTTATGTGTGGAATCCGTACTATACCCAGCTGGCTGATCCGTTGAAT CAAGATCTGTACCGCAAGGAATGCGGTCCGGACAATCCGCTTCGTTGCTACGTCGGAGACGTATCGGCCCGCCTCGGTCCCATCAACATCGGCTACCGCAGACAAGTGTTCACCGATAGCAACTTCCCCCTAGAGGGCGCCGTCAGCGCTCTCGGCCGCTCAATCGTAATATTCGGCCCGGAATTCTCCGGCTTTCGGTTCGCTTGCGCCAACATTCAACCGGATCACGACATTGTCAAGTACATCAACCTGAAGAAGCCGCCTCGCTTTGTGGTCGCTCAGTTTCTGGAGGACGTACGCTCCGTAATGGGCCTTCCCGAGTGGATGCTGGCAATCGATTCACGTAGCACGAAAACTCTTCACAACGATGCCTGCATTCAGATGATTGTGCATTTCAAAGGAcctaatgcatttcaaattgagcAGGACTTCTCCAAGCTGCTGGCCACTGGTAGACTGGATTCTCCCACCATCGCCATTCCGGGATATGTGAACCAAAAGCGCAAGAAGATGCTGTCCTACCGAACCTGTGGAGTGCGCGATCCGAACGAGAGCAACAGCAACAGAAGATTCTTCAATCGTGGAGCAGCGGCAGAAACGAAATACTCCTCGCGTCTGCTGGTGGTTCTTACAGCGACTGTCGTACTACATATGTATTATGTAGCTTTTAGATGTTAG